One Myxosarcina sp. GI1 genomic window carries:
- a CDS encoding diguanylate cyclase domain-containing protein, with amino-acid sequence MDNLDSTNNLFQQSVALESAVNYYDDVANLFLEINSANNRQKLEARTKLLTVDRDYYFDRLTGLPTYDLLVKHIIKSISIAREQPDFIFAVLFLDLDRFKSINNSFGRILGDRLLIAISQKLTACLRSQDFIARIGSDEFAILLNNIKNVDYATNIAERIYREFIIPFNLNGCDIFVEASIGIAIGHKDYQQPEDLLRDAELAVADAKKYNRTCYQVFDRSMHGGAVARLQLESDLRWAIKRQELLLYYQPIVSLIDNQINGFEVLIRWQHPVHGLVSPAKFIPIAEETGLILALGSWVLSEACQQMRIWQTQFKEIAHWKISINISSKQLVQSDFAQQVKQILQETKLDPHNLKLEITESSLVENTQHTLAIFQELKSLGVQFSLDDFGTGYSSLSYLYQFPFDTIKIDRSFISNIDSNSEKLRIVRSIITLARSLGMDTIAEGIESFEQSAQLKALKCQHGQGYLLFRPLNRTALEAFIVNELTNNVQKNVDNYRALLEEQISKDTLFSQIERLQHELEDLKQEKVDLEIMLETTTEHADLIQFQLHQEIDERQKAENALQQANQTLEKLSVIDSLTQIANRRRFDDYLLAEWQKLQIEKDPLSLILCDIDYFKLYNDKYGHLIGDYCLQQVALAIEGVVQKYSGLLARYGGEEFGIILPDTSGMDAFEIAKEIRAAVHNLKIAHQKSTVDKYVTLSLGIYSMIPTVDTSPDLLIALADKALYEAKDLGRNRAYLLNFGSFKE; translated from the coding sequence ATGGACAATCTAGATTCTACTAATAATTTATTTCAGCAATCGGTTGCTTTAGAATCTGCAGTTAACTACTATGACGATGTGGCTAACTTATTTTTAGAAATAAACTCAGCAAATAATCGGCAAAAATTAGAAGCTAGAACAAAACTATTAACTGTAGATCGCGATTATTATTTCGATCGCTTAACTGGCTTACCAACTTACGATTTATTAGTCAAACACATTATTAAATCTATTTCTATTGCTAGAGAGCAACCTGATTTCATTTTTGCTGTTTTATTTTTAGATCTAGATCGATTTAAGTCTATTAATAATAGTTTTGGTAGAATTTTAGGCGATCGCCTGTTAATTGCTATAAGTCAAAAATTGACTGCATGTCTGCGTTCTCAAGATTTTATTGCTCGTATTGGTAGTGACGAGTTTGCGATCTTACTGAATAATATTAAAAATGTTGATTATGCAACTAACATTGCCGAACGAATTTACAGAGAATTTATTATTCCTTTTAATCTTAATGGTTGCGATATATTTGTTGAAGCTAGTATTGGTATTGCGATCGGGCATAAAGATTACCAACAACCCGAAGATTTATTACGTGATGCTGAATTAGCAGTTGCCGATGCCAAAAAATATAATCGCACTTGTTACCAAGTATTCGATCGCTCGATGCACGGTGGTGCAGTAGCTCGTTTACAATTGGAAAGCGATTTGCGTTGGGCAATTAAACGTCAAGAACTTTTATTATATTATCAGCCAATAGTTTCTTTAATAGATAATCAAATCAATGGTTTTGAGGTATTAATTCGTTGGCAACATCCCGTTCATGGTTTGGTATCTCCCGCTAAATTTATTCCCATAGCTGAAGAAACTGGATTAATTCTTGCTTTAGGTTCCTGGGTACTAAGTGAAGCCTGTCAACAAATGCGAATATGGCAGACTCAGTTTAAAGAAATCGCTCATTGGAAAATTAGTATTAATATTTCTAGTAAACAATTAGTACAATCTGATTTTGCACAACAAGTCAAACAAATTTTACAAGAAACCAAACTCGATCCTCATAATTTAAAATTAGAAATTACTGAAAGTTCGTTAGTTGAAAACACCCAGCATACACTTGCCATATTTCAAGAGTTAAAAAGCTTGGGCGTACAATTTTCTTTAGATGACTTTGGCACTGGCTATTCGTCTTTAAGTTATTTATATCAATTTCCTTTCGACACAATTAAAATCGATCGTTCTTTTATTAGTAATATAGATAGCAATAGTGAAAAACTGAGAATTGTCCGTTCTATTATTACTCTGGCTCGAAGTTTGGGTATGGATACGATTGCTGAAGGTATTGAAAGCTTCGAGCAATCGGCTCAGTTAAAAGCTTTAAAATGCCAGCATGGTCAAGGTTATTTGTTATTTCGACCATTAAATAGAACTGCTTTAGAAGCATTTATTGTTAATGAATTAACTAACAATGTTCAAAAAAACGTAGATAACTATCGTGCTTTATTAGAAGAGCAGATTTCTAAAGATACACTATTTTCTCAAATCGAACGTTTACAGCACGAACTAGAAGATTTGAAACAAGAAAAGGTAGATCTAGAAATTATGCTTGAAACTACTACCGAACACGCTGATTTAATTCAATTTCAATTACATCAAGAAATAGATGAGCGTCAAAAAGCAGAAAACGCTTTGCAGCAAGCAAACCAAACGTTGGAAAAACTTAGTGTCATCGACAGTTTGACCCAAATAGCCAATCGTCGTCGATTTGATGATTATTTACTCGCAGAATGGCAAAAATTACAAATAGAGAAAGATCCTCTCAGTTTAATTTTGTGTGATATCGATTATTTTAAACTTTATAACGATAAATACGGTCATCTTATAGGCGATTATTGTTTACAGCAAGTCGCTTTAGCAATTGAAGGCGTAGTACAAAAATATTCAGGTTTATTAGCTCGTTATGGAGGAGAAGAATTTGGAATTATTTTACCTGATACCAGTGGAATGGACGCATTTGAAATTGCTAAGGAAATTAGAGCGGCAGTTCACAATCTCAAAATAGCTCATCAAAAATCGACTGTGGATAAATATGTTACTTTAAGTTTGGGTATTTATAGTATGATTCCGACTGTTGATACTTCGCCAGATTTATTAATTGCACTAGCAGATAAAGCACTTTACGAAGCCAAAGATTTAGGAAGAAATCGTGCTTATTTATTAAATTTCGGTAGCTTCAAAGAGTAA
- a CDS encoding AAA family ATPase encodes MITLTGYQILAQIYASLNSEVYRATRLADGRAVILKVLKDYPTARELARYKQEYKTINSLNFDSAIARRAAAEPIAAYSLETFQRTVAIVLEDFGAISLRKLLEKQPLTVKEFLPIGIEIVASLKQIHAAKIIHKDINPANIVINPTTRQVKIIDFGLATILKQENPVLKAPQVIEGTLAYISPEQTGRMNRSLDYRTDYYSLGVTFYELLTQQLPFQANDALELVHCHLAKQPLSPHELNPNIPPAVSNIVMKLMAKTAEERYQSADGIKFDLEACWNQLSTTGKIVDLAIASRDLVDRFQIPQKLYGREREIASLLAAFEKVASGANSSPQLTLVTGHSGLGKTTLVREIYKPITQKRGYFIAGKFEQFQRNVPYSAVVSALKDLVRQLLSESNTSLKRWRKKLLAALGSNGRVIVDVIPEVELIIGRQPELPQLGATAAQNRFNLVFKSFIRVFCASKHPLVLFLDDLQWADTASLKLIELITLDTDFKYLFTIGSYRDNEIDPTHSLQFTLQELHREGIVIERISLQPLSGHQIAQLISDTLNCKPRSVRSLAKLVWQKTHGNPFFINEFLKSIYSENLLLFEPVEISVSNARSYSGGWQWNLKQIERIGCTDNLVKFMIDKMQKLPQSALEVLSVAACIGTEFDINILSIICQQSAAEIFEYLVLAIDAGLIIPQSDLNEQLLIQDYKFAHDRIQQAIYTPIEVEKKLAIHLKIGRLLWRQTQPQDLLEKIFKIVDRLNLGWRLVKEGSELKEIARLNLLAGRKAKAANAYEAALKYLKIGRELANDWQTNYDLLLALHSEAAEVAFLNGDFEEMEHYVSVVLQQAKTLLDKVKVYEVQIEAYQSQNQDLEAIQMALPMLDELGFILPSSRQKEIQRELKRVRASLADLQIEDLIELPQISDPEKLAAIEIASSIFSSIFVADSQLLPLLVCKQVDLSVKYGNTSLSAFAYVNYGLILCGVFDEIETGYQFGRLALKIAERFESKELIPRITAVFSTTISIWQEPLRNSLTPLQSAYQIGLEMGDLYYGTSCAYLYLFHSFFSGKELNELASEIKVYELALSKLKQQNTLNYLKIYGQAAFNLIDVVDNPGCLQGELYDEATMLEQHLQANDRYALCALYVNKLYLCYLSGEYERAIAYSVEAQKYLDGATATLLIPLFNFYDSLAQLAVYPDVSSRQQQQILARVVTNQDKMQQWAAVAPTNFAHKFYLVEAERHRVRGDCVEAMSFYELAITQAAEHYYINEEALANELAAKFYLDWEKAKIAKTYLREAHYLYSRWGAGAKTKALEAQYPGFILEAAVAVSMSERLRTTTETDTGSSSGKLLDLATIMKASQAISSEIVLDKLLATLMKILIENVGAQVGYLILETEGQLFIEAFGSVDETKITTLKSLAIDRYLPTSIINYVARTNKTVLENDAAHRGNFTNDSYIKTHQIKSLLCAPLLDRGQLKGIVYLENNLTVGAFNQDRLKILQLLSGQAAIAITNAKLYRELEENQNRLSQFLEAMPVGVSVHERSGRTYYANQIAKELAKASNASADTTTEELPEIYRVYRAGTERLYQSEQLPIARALAGKAAKSDDLELHLPDKILPLEVSATPIFDETGKVKYAIAAFQDITERKRSEAERISFTKELELKNIALQQAKDKLAQSNRTLEQKVLERTQELSQTLEILKATQAELVFENELLKTAEESAFDYQVGGSLAMDYPAYVVRAADRYLYKALKRGEFCYILNSRQMGKSSLMVRMMHHLQHEGVSCGAIDLTRIGSENVSVESWYKGLAVELWRSFGLLRKVNLKTWWQERKDISAIQRLSQFIEEILLVHVGHQNNATQNIVVFIDEIDSVLGLNFPVSDFFALIRSCYNQRSINREYQRLTFALFGVATPSDLMTDIKTTPFNIGQAIQLEAFKEHEARPLLPGLIEKATNPQKVLKEILAWTGGHPFLTQKLCKYISSASVPIPANREAEWIENLVRTKTINSWESQDEPEHLKTIRDRLFNSSQSVRLLELYRQILHRGEIVAVDSAEEKELLLTGLVVKQNGILRVQNRIYKSIFTQSLLDSQKVS; translated from the coding sequence ATGATAACTCTGACAGGCTACCAAATTCTCGCTCAAATTTATGCCAGCCTCAACTCAGAAGTATATCGAGCCACGCGTTTGGCTGACGGTCGAGCTGTTATTCTCAAGGTCTTAAAAGACTATCCTACCGCTCGCGAACTAGCTCGCTACAAACAAGAATACAAAACTATTAACAGCCTTAATTTTGACAGCGCGATTGCCCGAAGGGCAGCGGCAGAGCCGATCGCGGCTTATAGTTTGGAAACATTTCAACGAACTGTAGCGATCGTGCTGGAGGATTTTGGAGCGATATCTCTCAGAAAATTACTGGAAAAACAACCTCTTACAGTAAAAGAATTTTTGCCGATTGGGATCGAGATAGTCGCAAGTTTAAAACAGATTCATGCCGCTAAAATCATTCACAAAGATATCAATCCTGCTAATATCGTCATTAATCCCACAACCAGACAAGTTAAAATCATTGATTTTGGACTGGCAACGATACTCAAGCAGGAAAATCCTGTTTTAAAAGCTCCCCAGGTAATTGAAGGCACTTTAGCTTATATTTCTCCCGAACAAACGGGAAGAATGAACCGTAGTTTAGACTACCGTACCGATTATTATTCTCTGGGTGTAACCTTCTACGAACTACTTACCCAACAATTGCCCTTTCAGGCAAACGATGCCCTCGAATTAGTCCATTGCCATCTGGCAAAACAACCCCTATCTCCTCACGAACTAAATCCCAATATTCCTCCAGCAGTTTCTAACATTGTCATGAAGTTAATGGCAAAAACTGCGGAGGAACGATATCAGAGTGCCGATGGGATTAAATTCGATCTAGAAGCCTGTTGGAATCAACTATCAACTACGGGGAAAATTGTCGATCTGGCGATCGCTTCTAGAGATTTAGTCGATCGGTTTCAAATTCCTCAAAAACTATATGGAAGAGAGCGAGAAATTGCTTCGCTGCTAGCAGCATTTGAAAAAGTTGCCTCGGGAGCTAACTCATCTCCACAACTGACACTGGTTACGGGACATTCTGGTTTGGGCAAAACAACTCTAGTCAGGGAAATCTACAAACCGATTACCCAAAAACGGGGTTATTTTATTGCTGGTAAATTTGAGCAATTTCAGCGTAATGTTCCTTATTCTGCTGTAGTTAGTGCTTTAAAAGATTTAGTCAGACAACTTTTGAGCGAGAGCAATACCAGTTTAAAGCGATGGCGCAAAAAGCTATTAGCGGCATTAGGAAGCAACGGACGAGTAATTGTCGATGTTATTCCCGAAGTGGAACTAATTATCGGTCGGCAACCAGAATTGCCACAGCTAGGAGCGACAGCAGCGCAAAACCGCTTTAATTTAGTCTTTAAAAGTTTTATTCGGGTCTTTTGTGCTTCAAAACATCCTTTAGTTCTTTTTTTAGACGATCTGCAATGGGCAGATACCGCCAGTTTAAAACTAATCGAACTAATTACCCTCGATACCGATTTTAAATACTTATTTACCATTGGCTCTTATCGAGATAATGAAATCGATCCTACCCATTCTTTGCAGTTTACTTTGCAAGAGCTGCACCGTGAAGGAATAGTAATCGAGCGGATTAGTTTACAGCCTCTCTCTGGACATCAAATCGCACAATTAATTAGCGATACACTTAACTGCAAACCAAGATCGGTACGCTCTCTTGCTAAATTAGTCTGGCAAAAAACTCACGGTAATCCTTTTTTTATTAATGAATTTTTAAAAAGTATCTATTCTGAAAATTTACTGTTATTTGAGCCTGTTGAAATTTCTGTTAGCAATGCTCGATCGTACAGTGGTGGTTGGCAGTGGAATCTCAAACAAATCGAACGGATTGGCTGCACTGACAATCTGGTGAAATTTATGATTGACAAGATGCAGAAATTGCCTCAGTCTGCTTTAGAAGTTTTGAGTGTGGCAGCCTGTATCGGTACGGAGTTTGACATAAATATACTTTCAATTATATGCCAACAATCGGCTGCGGAAATTTTTGAATATTTAGTTCTGGCGATCGATGCAGGTTTGATTATTCCTCAGTCGGACTTAAACGAACAGCTATTAATTCAAGATTATAAATTTGCCCACGATCGCATCCAGCAAGCAATTTATACCCCAATTGAAGTAGAAAAAAAGCTGGCGATTCATTTAAAAATCGGTCGCTTATTGTGGCGACAGACTCAACCCCAAGATCTATTAGAGAAAATATTTAAAATTGTCGATCGCCTTAACTTGGGATGGCGACTGGTAAAAGAAGGCTCGGAATTAAAGGAAATTGCTCGACTAAATCTACTGGCAGGGCGTAAGGCAAAAGCAGCCAACGCTTATGAAGCCGCACTTAAATATTTAAAGATCGGTCGGGAACTCGCAAACGATTGGCAGACAAATTACGATTTACTGCTGGCTTTGCATTCAGAAGCCGCAGAAGTAGCTTTTTTAAATGGCGATTTTGAGGAGATGGAACATTATGTCTCAGTAGTACTGCAACAGGCTAAAACTTTGTTGGATAAAGTTAAAGTCTATGAAGTTCAAATCGAGGCATATCAGTCGCAAAATCAAGATCTAGAGGCAATTCAAATGGCTCTGCCCATGCTCGATGAACTGGGCTTTATATTGCCATCATCCCGACAGAAAGAAATTCAGCGAGAGTTAAAACGAGTTCGGGCAAGTTTGGCTGACTTGCAGATTGAAGATTTAATCGAGCTACCACAAATAAGCGATCCAGAAAAACTAGCCGCCATAGAGATTGCAAGCTCGATCTTTTCTTCAATTTTTGTTGCCGACTCTCAATTGTTACCTTTGTTAGTTTGCAAACAGGTAGACCTATCGGTTAAATACGGCAATACTTCCTTGTCAGCTTTTGCTTATGTAAATTATGGACTTATTCTATGTGGTGTGTTCGATGAAATAGAGACAGGCTATCAGTTTGGCAGACTGGCGTTAAAGATTGCCGAGCGATTTGAAAGTAAAGAACTCATTCCCCGAATAACTGCCGTATTTTCTACGACAATTAGTATTTGGCAAGAACCCCTTAGAAATTCATTAACTCCGCTGCAATCTGCCTATCAAATTGGCTTGGAAATGGGAGATTTATATTATGGAACTTCCTGTGCCTATCTCTATTTATTTCATTCATTTTTTAGTGGCAAAGAGCTTAACGAACTAGCTTCAGAAATAAAAGTCTACGAGCTGGCTCTAAGCAAACTAAAACAACAAAATACCCTCAATTACCTCAAAATCTACGGACAAGCTGCCTTCAATTTAATTGATGTAGTCGATAATCCAGGTTGTTTGCAGGGAGAACTCTATGATGAAGCAACCATGCTGGAGCAACATTTGCAAGCTAACGATCGCTACGCATTATGTGCTTTGTATGTAAATAAATTATACTTATGTTATTTGTCTGGCGAATACGAACGGGCGATCGCCTATTCTGTCGAAGCTCAAAAGTATTTAGATGGTGCCACAGCAACCTTACTCATTCCTCTGTTTAATTTTTACGATTCACTAGCCCAACTTGCAGTTTATCCTGACGTTTCTAGTCGGCAACAGCAGCAAATTTTAGCCAGAGTTGTTACCAATCAGGACAAAATGCAGCAGTGGGCGGCTGTCGCTCCTACAAATTTCGCTCACAAATTTTACTTGGTAGAAGCCGAACGACATCGAGTTCGAGGCGATTGTGTTGAAGCAATGAGCTTTTACGAACTAGCCATAACTCAAGCAGCAGAACACTACTATATCAACGAAGAAGCACTCGCTAACGAACTAGCAGCAAAATTCTATTTAGACTGGGAGAAAGCCAAAATTGCCAAAACCTATCTGCGTGAAGCCCACTATCTTTATTCTCGTTGGGGAGCGGGAGCAAAAACTAAAGCTTTAGAAGCTCAGTATCCTGGATTTATCTTAGAAGCTGCGGTTGCTGTTTCAATGAGCGAGCGATTGAGAACGACTACCGAAACTGATACGGGTTCTAGTTCGGGCAAACTTTTAGATTTAGCGACCATCATGAAAGCCTCCCAGGCTATCTCTAGCGAGATTGTTTTAGATAAGTTGCTAGCTACCCTGATGAAAATTCTCATTGAGAATGTAGGAGCGCAGGTAGGCTATCTGATTTTAGAAACTGAGGGACAACTTTTTATTGAGGCTTTTGGTTCGGTAGATGAGACTAAAATAACTACTTTAAAATCTCTCGCCATCGATCGCTACTTGCCTACCTCAATTATCAACTATGTCGCTCGTACCAATAAGACCGTGCTGGAAAATGATGCGGCTCATCGAGGTAATTTTACTAACGATTCTTATATTAAAACCCATCAGATAAAATCTTTGTTGTGTGCGCCGTTGCTCGATCGCGGTCAACTTAAGGGAATTGTCTATCTAGAAAATAATCTGACCGTAGGAGCTTTTAATCAAGACAGACTGAAAATTTTGCAACTGTTGTCTGGTCAAGCAGCGATCGCCATTACCAATGCCAAACTGTATCGAGAGTTGGAAGAAAATCAAAATCGCTTGTCTCAATTCTTAGAAGCGATGCCAGTTGGGGTATCGGTTCACGAACGTTCTGGTCGCACTTATTATGCCAATCAAATAGCTAAAGAGTTGGCAAAGGCAAGTAATGCCTCGGCAGATACAACCACAGAGGAATTGCCAGAAATCTATCGAGTTTATCGAGCGGGAACGGAACGGTTATACCAGAGCGAACAGTTGCCCATCGCCCGCGCCCTGGCTGGAAAAGCGGCAAAAAGCGACGATCTCGAACTACACCTCCCAGATAAAATTTTGCCTTTAGAAGTTTCTGCTACGCCAATTTTTGATGAAACTGGCAAAGTCAAGTATGCGATCGCGGCATTTCAAGACATCACCGAGCGCAAACGCTCTGAAGCCGAGAGAATTAGCTTTACCAAAGAGCTAGAGCTTAAAAATATTGCCTTGCAGCAGGCAAAAGACAAATTAGCTCAGTCGAACCGCACTCTCGAACAAAAAGTTTTAGAGCGTACTCAAGAACTCTCACAAACTCTAGAAATTCTCAAAGCTACACAAGCCGAACTAGTCTTTGAAAACGAATTGCTCAAAACTGCTGAAGAATCGGCTTTTGACTATCAAGTAGGAGGCAGTTTGGCTATGGATTACCCCGCTTATGTGGTGCGTGCGGCAGACCGCTATCTCTATAAAGCATTAAAGCGCGGCGAGTTTTGTTACATACTCAATTCTCGACAGATGGGCAAATCCAGCCTGATGGTACGTATGATGCACCATCTTCAACATGAAGGAGTCAGTTGTGGCGCGATCGACCTCACCCGCATTGGTAGCGAAAATGTTTCGGTTGAAAGCTGGTATAAAGGCTTGGCGGTAGAGCTATGGCGTAGTTTTGGTTTGCTGAGAAAGGTCAATTTAAAAACCTGGTGGCAAGAGAGAAAAGATATTTCTGCTATTCAGCGGTTGAGTCAATTTATTGAAGAAATTTTGCTCGTTCATGTCGGTCATCAAAACAACGCTACACAAAATATAGTAGTTTTTATCGATGAAATTGATAGCGTTTTGGGGTTAAATTTTCCAGTTAGCGACTTTTTTGCTTTAATCCGTTCCTGCTATAACCAACGGAGTATTAATCGGGAGTATCAACGCTTGACTTTTGCTCTGTTTGGAGTTGCGACACCATCAGATTTAATGACTGACATTAAAACAACTCCTTTTAATATCGGGCAGGCGATTCAACTCGAAGCATTTAAAGAACATGAAGCTCGACCTTTATTGCCAGGTTTGATCGAGAAAGCTACCAATCCTCAAAAGGTACTCAAAGAAATACTGGCTTGGACTGGGGGTCATCCTTTTTTGACCCAAAAACTTTGTAAATACATTAGTAGTGCTTCAGTTCCGATTCCTGCCAACAGAGAAGCTGAATGGATCGAAAATCTCGTGCGAACCAAAACGATCAATAGTTGGGAATCGCAAGATGAACCAGAGCATTTAAAAACTATCCGCGATCGCCTTTTTAATAGCTCGCAATCAGTTCGGTTGCTCGAACTCTACAGACAAATTTTGCATCGAGGTGAAATTGTTGCAGTTGACAGTGCGGAAGAAAAAGAATTGCTATTGACGGGTTTGGTAGTCAAACAAAATGGAATTTTAAGAGTCCAAAACAGAATTTACAAATCGATCTTTACTCAGTCTTTGTTAGATAGCCAAAAGGTTTCATAA
- a CDS encoding carotenoid oxygenase family protein, which translates to MSLDISKFRGSSKVADLSKAVKFETCDGKSEDWRDWLSGHVFIVAPYHRKDDLHLFSGEGVIIDFNLKCDGGKIKVRSQKLTTWDSFWHQVQLSLGKLLPKAFFPARIGLLGVSEIANTGVVNMDGRLILTADAGRYWEVEPDTLETATPIGYFDEHIVSVPLSFFPMVSNTAHPFYDRDTKELISCELKAKPRPGKLFTDMISAVYITKWDGNNKKSKDPHNKGIRHWELEGTILDGSPHTAIVTEKVVMIPDMPFQMGLSTLLGLKIPLQKSYHKTQIYLVDREELKDSVDKVPSRLLTFEGDSYHFLCNYHHREGKINLVAVQQATISLTEAIEPDDVRHFNGERYQDRNYHGVPWMFAFDPGVLRKVEIEEKDARLVTEEAFYHPGWFSTMLHTADSRELYTTTGYSAIYQVYAGYYRDLICRRQYLSFRDRRNRILQDKELPQQDLPSVLAKVPLNCNWDDLSDKIKTETEQNPDTPVAEIGKELLDFYICPEGYVLDSVQFIPQGEGYIFATILNLGDRNSPDEAWLFAANCLQDGPIAKLDLPINFGFTLHSEYFDSISQRTTKYNVSRFKSAMRSLVKVPYEYIFNQRNDILNRKVN; encoded by the coding sequence ATGTCTCTTGATATTAGTAAGTTTCGTGGTTCTAGCAAAGTAGCCGATCTATCTAAAGCGGTTAAATTTGAAACTTGTGATGGTAAATCCGAAGATTGGCGCGATTGGTTATCGGGTCATGTGTTTATTGTGGCACCATATCATCGAAAAGATGACCTTCACTTGTTTAGCGGTGAAGGTGTAATTATTGATTTCAATCTAAAATGCGATGGAGGCAAAATAAAAGTCCGCAGCCAAAAACTAACAACTTGGGATAGTTTTTGGCATCAAGTACAATTATCACTTGGCAAGCTACTGCCAAAAGCATTTTTTCCTGCCAGAATTGGTCTTTTGGGAGTCTCTGAAATAGCCAATACGGGAGTCGTCAATATGGACGGTAGGCTGATTCTAACCGCAGATGCAGGACGTTACTGGGAAGTAGAGCCAGATACCCTAGAAACCGCTACGCCAATAGGATATTTTGACGAACACATCGTTTCGGTTCCCCTATCATTTTTTCCAATGGTATCTAATACCGCTCACCCTTTTTACGATCGCGATACTAAAGAACTTATTAGCTGTGAATTAAAGGCTAAACCCCGTCCTGGAAAATTATTTACCGACATGATTAGTGCGGTGTACATTACTAAATGGGACGGCAACAACAAAAAATCTAAAGACCCACACAATAAAGGTATCAGACACTGGGAATTAGAAGGAACAATTCTCGATGGTAGCCCTCACACCGCTATAGTAACGGAAAAAGTGGTCATGATACCAGATATGCCCTTCCAAATGGGTCTATCGACTTTATTAGGGCTAAAAATTCCGCTGCAAAAATCTTATCACAAGACACAAATTTATCTCGTTGACCGCGAAGAGCTTAAAGACTCGGTTGATAAGGTGCCATCGCGTTTGCTAACTTTTGAAGGAGATAGCTATCATTTTTTATGCAACTATCATCATCGTGAAGGAAAAATCAATTTGGTTGCCGTACAGCAAGCAACTATAAGTCTGACTGAAGCTATAGAACCAGATGATGTCCGTCACTTTAATGGCGAACGCTACCAAGATCGAAACTATCATGGCGTACCCTGGATGTTTGCTTTCGATCCTGGAGTGTTAAGAAAAGTGGAAATAGAGGAAAAAGACGCTCGGTTAGTCACAGAAGAAGCTTTCTATCATCCTGGTTGGTTTTCGACCATGCTGCACACTGCCGATTCGCGTGAACTTTATACCACAACAGGTTATTCTGCTATCTATCAAGTATATGCAGGTTATTATCGCGATTTAATCTGTCGTCGCCAGTACCTTAGTTTTCGCGATCGCCGAAACAGAATTCTTCAAGATAAAGAACTACCTCAACAAGATCTGCCTTCGGTTTTGGCAAAAGTTCCATTGAATTGTAATTGGGACGATCTTAGTGACAAAATAAAAACAGAAACAGAACAAAATCCCGACACACCTGTAGCCGAGATTGGCAAGGAATTACTCGATTTTTATATTTGCCCAGAAGGTTACGTTCTCGATAGCGTTCAGTTTATTCCTCAAGGCGAAGGATATATTTTTGCTACGATTTTAAACTTGGGCGATCGCAACAGTCCAGATGAAGCCTGGTTATTTGCTGCCAATTGTCTTCAAGACGGTCCAATTGCCAAGCTCGATCTACCGATAAACTTTGGTTTTACTCTGCATTCAGAGTATTTTGACAGTATTTCCCAACGGACAACTAAATATAACGTGAGTAGATTTAAATCTGCGATGCGAAGCTTGGTAAAAGTTCCGTACGAATATATTTTCAATCAGCGTAATGACATTCTCAATCGCAAAGTGAATTGA